One window of Methanothermobacter tenebrarum genomic DNA carries:
- a CDS encoding DUF1786 domain-containing protein, whose translation MKILAIDVGVGTQDIMLYNSKYNIENSTKMVLPSPTKILAKKIRKTRQNLFLTGNTMGGGPITFAIKEHLKKGYKITMTPEAARTIKDDLQKVKKLGIKISKENPHNWKTIKLADINIKALETALANLNIKLEFEHLAIAVQDHGHSPKMGDRDFRFHKIKEKLKKPTPPEEFAYPNKIPKYFTRMNSIKKSLKKYNPLLMDSKFAAITGALQDPKITKYKKLVVLDVGNGHTLAATIKKGKIMGLMEHHTKMLNPDKIEKLIKKLVNGTLTHTQVHEDGGHGAHIIDAIKTYEKVVVTGPQRRLLDRTHLPAYHATPAGDVMMTGPVGLINSVIYHRGEHP comes from the coding sequence ATGAAAATACTCGCAATCGACGTGGGAGTAGGAACACAAGACATAATGCTATACAATTCAAAATATAATATCGAAAACTCAACCAAAATGGTACTACCATCCCCCACAAAAATACTCGCCAAAAAAATAAGAAAAACCAGACAAAACCTATTCCTAACAGGAAACACAATGGGGGGCGGGCCAATAACATTCGCAATCAAAGAACATCTCAAAAAAGGATACAAAATAACAATGACACCAGAAGCGGCAAGAACAATAAAAGACGACCTCCAAAAAGTAAAAAAGCTCGGTATAAAAATATCAAAAGAAAACCCCCACAACTGGAAAACCATAAAACTCGCAGACATCAACATAAAAGCCCTAGAAACCGCCCTAGCAAATCTAAACATCAAACTAGAATTCGAACATCTCGCAATCGCAGTCCAAGACCACGGACACTCACCAAAAATGGGTGACAGAGACTTCAGATTCCATAAAATAAAAGAAAAACTCAAAAAACCCACACCACCCGAAGAATTCGCATACCCAAACAAAATCCCAAAATACTTCACAAGAATGAACTCAATCAAAAAAAGCCTAAAAAAATACAACCCATTACTCATGGACTCCAAATTCGCAGCCATAACAGGCGCACTCCAAGACCCCAAAATCACAAAATATAAAAAACTCGTAGTACTAGACGTTGGCAACGGCCACACACTAGCCGCAACCATAAAAAAAGGTAAAATCATGGGACTCATGGAACACCACACAAAAATGCTAAACCCTGATAAAATCGAAAAACTCATCAAAAAACTAGTCAACGGAACCCTCACACACACCCAAGTCCACGAAGATGGAGGCCATGGAGCACATATAATCGATGCCATAAAAACATACGAAAAAGTAGTGGTAACAGGACCACAACGCAGACTACTTGACAGAACACACCTCCCAGCATATCACGCCACCCCCGCAGGGGACGTGATGATGACAGGACCAGTTGGACTCATAAACAGTGTAATATACCACAGAGGAGAACACCCATGA
- a CDS encoding sugar phosphate isomerase/epimerase family protein, with protein sequence MKLGFSTLALFMKSLEEMLEIASKDGFQLIEVLCEGPYWPRKLLEDKLSIEPLESYDVELFLHAPTIDLNPASINKGIREETKKQTIETIELAHNIGATTITTHPGLIHRKEERIRNMALEFAKETLKDCSIYADDLGVKLSIENMPGRYSYLCNNPREHEKFIKACGCSATVDIGHANTTKEPENFFKIKDIAYYHINDNNGKKDEHLPVGEGNLNLKLLKNVKKGIIEVNNYKNVLKSKSRIKKLIKRL encoded by the coding sequence ATGAAACTCGGCTTTTCTACCCTGGCACTATTCATGAAATCACTCGAAGAAATGCTAGAAATAGCATCAAAAGACGGCTTCCAACTCATCGAAGTACTCTGCGAAGGACCATACTGGCCCAGGAAATTACTAGAAGATAAACTATCCATAGAACCCCTAGAATCCTATGATGTTGAATTATTCCTCCATGCACCTACAATCGACCTTAACCCCGCCAGCATAAACAAGGGTATAAGAGAAGAAACCAAAAAACAGACAATAGAAACAATAGAACTAGCCCATAATATCGGCGCAACCACCATAACAACACACCCAGGACTCATACATAGAAAAGAAGAAAGAATAAGGAACATGGCACTAGAATTCGCAAAGGAAACACTAAAAGACTGTTCAATTTATGCAGATGATCTCGGAGTTAAACTTTCCATCGAAAACATGCCAGGCCGCTATTCTTACCTTTGCAACAATCCACGCGAACATGAAAAATTCATAAAAGCTTGTGGCTGCTCTGCCACAGTAGACATAGGACATGCCAATACAACCAAAGAACCTGAAAACTTCTTCAAAATTAAAGACATAGCATATTATCATATAAATGATAATAATGGTAAAAAGGATGAACATTTACCAGTTGGTGAAGGCAACCTTAACTTAAAACTGCTCAAAAACGTGAAAAAAGGCATAATAGAAGTTAACAATTATAAAAATGTCCTAAAAAGCAAATCAAGGATCAAAAAATTAATAAAAAGATTATAA
- a CDS encoding ATP-binding cassette domain-containing protein — MKYAIETFNLTKKYGNFTAVDNLNMKIENKTIFGFLGPNGAGKTTTIKMLTCLIPPTSGTAKVAGYDINKEPNNVRQKIGMVPQLVSLYKDLTVRENVELCADFYGMSPGLKEERIDELMEMVDIKYAENKLVRHLSGGQQQKVSLVASLIHQPEILFLDEPTIGLDPTTKRVLWDLIGELNNEGHTIILCSHDMYEVELLCDHVGIINQGVLAAFDTPQALKDAVIREKKSKVARILRKIEEESEEGEILEREYREISVFIVNLTDKIIAEIKKLPMVMGIERHHSNRITIRIDERSENDINTVIKTILDNGGIIKSISTKDPSLEDVFIKVTSEKVE, encoded by the coding sequence ATGAAATATGCCATAGAGACGTTCAATCTAACTAAAAAGTATGGAAACTTCACCGCAGTAGACAACCTAAACATGAAAATAGAAAACAAGACAATATTCGGGTTCCTAGGCCCTAATGGAGCCGGTAAGACAACCACGATAAAAATGCTCACATGCCTCATACCACCCACAAGTGGCACGGCTAAAGTTGCAGGATACGACATCAACAAGGAACCAAACAATGTAAGGCAAAAGATAGGAATGGTACCACAACTCGTAAGCCTATACAAGGATCTTACAGTAAGAGAAAACGTGGAGTTATGCGCTGACTTTTATGGGATGTCACCAGGACTAAAGGAAGAAAGAATCGATGAACTCATGGAAATGGTCGACATCAAATACGCAGAAAACAAACTCGTAAGACACCTATCAGGGGGACAACAACAAAAAGTCTCACTCGTAGCCAGTCTAATACACCAACCAGAAATCTTATTCCTGGACGAGCCAACCATCGGATTGGACCCAACAACCAAAAGAGTACTATGGGATCTTATAGGCGAATTAAACAATGAAGGACACACTATAATACTCTGCTCCCATGACATGTACGAAGTAGAACTACTCTGCGACCATGTAGGCATAATAAACCAGGGAGTGTTAGCAGCCTTCGACACACCCCAAGCACTCAAAGATGCTGTAATCAGAGAAAAGAAATCAAAGGTGGCCAGAATACTAAGAAAGATAGAAGAAGAAAGTGAAGAGGGCGAGATCCTTGAAAGAGAGTATAGAGAGATAAGCGTGTTCATAGTTAATCTTACAGACAAGATTATTGCAGAAATAAAGAAACTACCAATGGTCATGGGAATCGAGAGGCACCATAGCAATCGTATAACGATAAGAATAGATGAGAGATCAGAAAATGACATTAACACGGTTATAAAGACCATCCTAGACAATGGCGGGATTATAAAGTCTATTTCAACGAAAGACCCGAGCCTAGAGGATGTTTTCATAAAAGTAACGTCTGAGAAGGTGGAATAA
- a CDS encoding DUF63 family protein, whose amino-acid sequence MLAHHILDPIIKFLQENFFYLHPGYTLFNTIVFGLILGLVVLIIIRMFKWIKKDPKDLFLPIIPFIFVGSGARALVDNGVYPLTLFLVTPGIYIIVGLTAIVTLLASVKLEEKFGWDYRRIIFLTGLILSTPNIIHLKPFNLTPFFGILGIWAAFTSIFAILGLKWDLLNDKTNLTVLSAHLFDASTTFVAVDFYGYWEQHVLPTLLTNITNTAFVMFPLKILVILTVLYLIEGFEDKYVKNTLKISIFILGLAPGLRNFLTLCMAT is encoded by the coding sequence ATGTTAGCCCACCACATCCTAGATCCCATTATAAAATTCCTGCAGGAAAATTTTTTCTACCTCCACCCAGGTTATACTCTATTTAACACCATAGTCTTCGGTCTGATCCTTGGCCTAGTAGTATTAATTATAATAAGGATGTTCAAGTGGATTAAAAAGGACCCTAAAGATCTTTTTTTACCAATCATCCCCTTTATATTTGTAGGATCTGGTGCAAGGGCCCTAGTCGATAATGGAGTCTATCCACTCACCCTTTTTCTTGTCACACCAGGAATTTATATCATAGTAGGTTTAACAGCGATAGTAACCTTGTTAGCATCTGTCAAACTCGAGGAAAAATTTGGATGGGATTATAGACGTATCATATTCCTGACCGGACTCATACTTTCAACCCCCAACATCATCCACCTAAAACCCTTTAATCTCACCCCCTTTTTCGGGATATTAGGCATATGGGCGGCTTTCACAAGCATCTTCGCGATATTGGGGTTAAAATGGGATCTTCTGAATGATAAAACCAATTTGACTGTTTTATCAGCCCATTTATTTGATGCTTCCACAACCTTCGTCGCTGTTGATTTCTATGGCTACTGGGAACAACATGTACTGCCAACCCTCCTTACAAACATTACCAACACAGCCTTTGTAATGTTCCCATTAAAAATATTAGTAATATTAACCGTCCTCTACCTCATCGAAGGCTTTGAGGACAAATACGTGAAAAACACTCTGAAAATTAGTATATTCATCTTAGGCCTCGCCCCTGGACTTAGAAATTTCCTAACCCTCTGCATGGCAACATGA
- a CDS encoding PQQ-binding-like beta-propeller repeat protein encodes MKNKKIIMGFLIICVILGPVSAVDWPMFHGNPQHTGFLEEPSDFAPHPWTTRIGPVNGSLAIFNKVGYIGSLDGKIYAIDLEDGIILWDYKTGASIVSSPTIKNNTLFVGSKDGYLYAIDIETGELKWKFKTGNSIESSPAVSNDTVYIGSDDCRIYAIDLETGSKKWDLYLGDSIKSSPLLVNDTLYVAATNGRLYAIGTENGTEIWNYTTGDAIYSAPAFYNGTVYVASNDGHLYAFNVDDGTIEWKYNLGDKVYSSPTIDEKDNSLFIGADNGNFTCLDTRDGQLKWSYQTGGPIRSTAALFDEYVALGSDDGTLYVLNKYSGKEEWKYSPGYYLFNSPIRSSPVAYGKAVYFASENGYTYSVDSEKKEGPTPIFAYYTLGIIIIIIGVMVGIRILMSR; translated from the coding sequence ATGAAAAACAAGAAGATAATAATGGGATTCTTAATAATATGTGTTATTCTCGGTCCTGTGTCCGCTGTTGACTGGCCCATGTTCCATGGTAATCCCCAACATACAGGCTTCCTAGAGGAGCCTAGTGATTTCGCACCCCATCCATGGACAACAAGGATAGGACCAGTTAATGGTTCACTAGCAATATTTAACAAGGTAGGATATATCGGGTCCTTGGATGGGAAAATATATGCGATAGATCTTGAGGATGGTATAATCCTCTGGGATTATAAAACCGGCGCCAGTATAGTGTCTTCACCCACGATAAAGAACAATACTTTATTTGTAGGTTCAAAGGATGGGTATCTTTATGCTATAGACATAGAAACTGGTGAACTGAAATGGAAATTTAAAACAGGCAATTCTATAGAATCTTCCCCTGCGGTTTCAAATGATACTGTTTATATTGGATCGGATGATTGCCGTATTTATGCCATAGACCTGGAAACCGGTTCCAAAAAATGGGATTTATACCTTGGCGATTCTATAAAATCCTCGCCTTTACTTGTAAATGATACACTTTATGTTGCAGCTACAAACGGAAGATTATATGCAATTGGAACGGAAAATGGGACGGAAATATGGAATTACACTACTGGAGACGCGATATATTCAGCCCCCGCCTTCTATAATGGGACAGTCTATGTCGCATCAAATGATGGCCACCTTTATGCCTTTAATGTTGATGATGGGACGATAGAATGGAAATACAACCTTGGCGATAAAGTGTATTCATCTCCCACTATAGATGAAAAGGACAACAGCCTTTTTATAGGAGCCGATAATGGAAACTTCACATGCCTCGACACCAGGGATGGACAATTAAAGTGGTCATACCAGACCGGAGGGCCTATAAGATCTACAGCAGCCCTCTTTGACGAGTATGTGGCCTTGGGTTCGGATGATGGGACGCTGTATGTTCTGAATAAATATAGTGGAAAGGAGGAATGGAAATATTCACCAGGCTATTATCTGTTTAATTCACCAATAAGATCCTCCCCAGTGGCCTATGGGAAGGCAGTATACTTTGCATCAGAAAACGGCTACACATACTCTGTTGATAGTGAAAAAAAGGAGGGTCCAACTCCAATATTCGCATATTATACCCTTGGGATAATCATAATCATAATCGGGGTGATGGTGGGTATAAGAATATTAATGAGCAGATGA
- a CDS encoding ABC transporter permease, with protein METKKIMWMIKKDLLELWRHKPRLIAILLFPIIAIVFFGYGMGGSLENIPIVIVEQSHGPVTDQTVAAIKNMSLYDVKEVTSDPDQAKDMVESGAVKAAIILPPDYDNLKSRQAPTVILYVDSSDQLATQAIVPATQTLFARISGEIGVQKMQIEGQTGPITQNGTSNMFQSIVNTINFEVDRIYGDVKYMDFLIPGILAMTIMFACMGGMGRSIAGERETGELARLFMTPTSIATVVGGKIMSKLITETGRALILLIVAIVLFGVTIKGSILLTVLLLVLTALCFVGFGIMISARAETQEDYMQMMMPFQMPMMFVSGVFYPIETMPWFFQKLAYVFPLTYANDALRAVILKGAGITEIWSDIMILLAFTFIFFTLGVTRFNRDI; from the coding sequence ATGGAAACAAAAAAGATCATGTGGATGATCAAAAAAGACCTCCTAGAATTATGGAGGCACAAACCACGACTAATAGCCATACTATTATTCCCAATAATCGCAATAGTCTTCTTCGGTTATGGGATGGGAGGATCCCTCGAAAATATCCCCATAGTTATAGTTGAACAAAGCCATGGCCCTGTAACTGATCAGACTGTCGCGGCTATAAAAAATATGAGCTTATATGATGTCAAGGAAGTGACATCAGACCCTGACCAGGCAAAGGATATGGTAGAATCGGGTGCAGTTAAAGCCGCTATCATACTACCACCCGATTATGACAACCTAAAAAGCAGACAGGCCCCAACAGTTATCCTATATGTTGATTCTTCGGATCAACTCGCAACTCAAGCAATTGTACCAGCAACACAAACATTATTCGCAAGGATCTCAGGAGAAATCGGAGTCCAGAAAATGCAAATAGAGGGTCAAACAGGTCCTATAACACAAAATGGGACTTCTAACATGTTCCAGAGTATTGTGAATACCATTAACTTTGAAGTTGATAGAATATATGGTGATGTGAAATATATGGATTTCCTAATCCCGGGTATATTAGCAATGACGATAATGTTCGCATGTATGGGTGGTATGGGACGTTCAATCGCCGGTGAAAGGGAAACAGGAGAACTTGCAAGACTTTTCATGACACCAACAAGTATAGCGACAGTTGTCGGTGGAAAAATCATGTCAAAGTTAATAACAGAAACAGGAAGAGCTTTGATACTGCTCATAGTCGCCATAGTACTTTTTGGTGTGACAATAAAAGGAAGCATCCTCTTAACAGTCCTTTTACTCGTATTAACCGCTTTATGTTTTGTAGGCTTCGGTATAATGATATCTGCAAGGGCAGAAACCCAAGAAGATTACATGCAGATGATGATGCCATTTCAAATGCCAATGATGTTCGTATCAGGGGTCTTCTACCCAATAGAAACTATGCCATGGTTTTTCCAGAAACTAGCATATGTATTCCCCTTAACCTATGCAAATGATGCTCTAAGGGCTGTGATATTAAAAGGGGCTGGTATCACTGAAATATGGTCTGATATCATGATATTGCTCGCGTTTACTTTCATATTCTTCACATTAGGTGTTACAAGATTCAATAGGGACATATGA
- a CDS encoding 2-isopropylmalate synthase, translating to MSIEEVKYIDEVKNEMKLPKKVKIFDTTLRDGEQTPGVALTVDEKISIAQKLDQLGVNIIEAGFPAASPGEKNAVKNIASLSLDANICGLARVLKGDLDAALDCDVDYIHTFIGTSPIHRKYKLKMDKEEIIQKAIFAVEYARDHGVKVEFSAEDATRTEFDYLLKIYKTVEDAGAHIINVPDTVGVMIPRAMEHLINKLNENLKIPLSVHCHDDFGLAVANSLSAIEAGASQVHVTINGLGERAGNAALEEVVMALIIHYGIPVDIETKRLVDISEFVSKITGVKMPPNKAIIGENAFAHEAGIHVHGVTEKSETYEPIKPEMVGHKRRIVLGKHTGTKAIKSKLEEHGIEMDEKQLQTLYEQVKELGDKGKRVTDADLKAMAITLLGRAPEEIVKLEGIAVMTGESVMPTATVKLRIKDKIKTAAKTGVGPVDAAINAIHSLVSETADIELEEYNIEAITGGTNALAEVFVVMSDKKGNKATGRSTREDIVMASVEAVLDAINKILTLK from the coding sequence ATGTCCATAGAGGAAGTGAAATACATAGATGAAGTGAAAAATGAAATGAAACTCCCAAAAAAAGTCAAAATATTTGACACAACCCTAAGAGACGGTGAACAAACACCTGGAGTAGCCCTAACAGTAGATGAAAAAATCAGTATAGCCCAAAAATTAGATCAACTGGGAGTGAACATAATCGAAGCCGGTTTTCCAGCCGCCTCCCCAGGTGAAAAAAATGCCGTGAAAAATATCGCATCACTCTCACTAGACGCGAACATCTGTGGCCTGGCAAGAGTATTAAAAGGAGACCTTGACGCCGCACTAGACTGCGACGTTGACTACATCCACACATTCATTGGCACATCACCCATACATAGAAAATACAAACTCAAAATGGATAAAGAAGAGATAATCCAAAAAGCAATATTCGCAGTCGAATACGCGAGAGACCATGGAGTCAAAGTAGAATTTTCAGCTGAAGATGCTACAAGAACAGAATTCGATTACCTACTCAAAATCTACAAGACCGTCGAGGATGCAGGAGCCCACATCATAAACGTCCCAGATACAGTAGGCGTCATGATACCACGGGCCATGGAACACCTCATAAATAAACTAAATGAAAACCTCAAAATACCATTAAGTGTCCATTGCCACGACGATTTCGGACTTGCAGTCGCAAATTCACTATCAGCAATAGAAGCCGGTGCAAGTCAAGTACATGTCACCATTAATGGTCTAGGAGAAAGAGCAGGCAACGCAGCCCTAGAAGAAGTTGTCATGGCACTAATCATACACTATGGAATCCCGGTAGATATAGAGACAAAAAGGCTCGTTGACATTTCAGAATTTGTCTCAAAGATCACAGGAGTTAAAATGCCACCCAACAAGGCTATTATAGGTGAAAACGCATTCGCCCACGAAGCAGGAATCCATGTACATGGGGTGACAGAAAAATCCGAAACATACGAGCCCATAAAACCAGAAATGGTGGGACATAAAAGAAGGATAGTCCTGGGCAAACATACAGGTACAAAGGCCATAAAATCAAAACTAGAAGAACACGGCATAGAAATGGACGAAAAACAGCTCCAAACACTCTATGAACAAGTGAAAGAGCTTGGAGATAAGGGTAAACGGGTGACAGACGCCGACCTCAAGGCAATGGCCATCACACTCCTAGGACGCGCACCAGAAGAAATAGTCAAACTAGAAGGTATAGCGGTGATGACAGGAGAAAGTGTGATGCCAACAGCAACAGTAAAACTCAGAATCAAAGACAAAATCAAAACAGCAGCAAAAACAGGAGTAGGACCTGTTGACGCCGCCATAAACGCCATACACAGTCTAGTGAGCGAAACTGCTGATATAGAATTGGAAGAATATAACATAGAGGCCATAACAGGGGGTACGAACGCACTTGCAGAAGTCTTCGTGGTAATGAGCGACAAAAAAGGCAACAAAGCAACAGGAAGGTCAACAAGGGAAGACATAGTAATGGCCAGTGTAGAAGCAGTCCTCGACGCCATAAACAAAATACTAACCCTAAAATGA
- a CDS encoding PadR family transcriptional regulator, with amino-acid sequence MKDYNNHIIKSFMRGFGKTMILLMINKERTHGYEIMKKLHRFYSIKGHRIKPPGPSIIYPILHDLEKRGLIKGEWELKGEKRVKYYKITPQGEETVKKIKHIMKDHIMKIWEEFWEDSAKGEKGVYR; translated from the coding sequence ATGAAAGATTACAACAATCACATAATAAAAAGTTTCATGCGAGGATTCGGGAAGACAATGATCCTACTCATGATAAATAAAGAAAGAACTCACGGATACGAGATAATGAAAAAACTCCACAGATTTTATTCAATAAAGGGTCACAGGATAAAACCGCCAGGTCCGAGTATAATCTATCCAATACTCCACGACCTTGAAAAAAGAGGACTCATAAAAGGAGAATGGGAATTGAAAGGCGAGAAGAGGGTTAAATATTACAAGATAACACCCCAGGGTGAAGAAACAGTCAAAAAGATCAAGCATATAATGAAGGATCACATTATGAAGATCTGGGAAGAATTCTGGGAAGACTCAGCTAAGGGCGAAAAAGGGGTGTACAGATGA
- a CDS encoding CehA/McbA family metallohydrolase: MILDPHIHSIYSGDAKGTPRQIIKRAILVGLDAIAITDHDTMQGSKVAKKEVKDFKSIIIVPGMEISTSKGHILALGVQEEIKKGVTPQEAVDRIHEQGAIAIVPHPFVRYRKGLFVNIQDLKVDAIETLNSRYILGYSNWKAKKFAKKRNLPMIGASDAHFVTAIGSCYTQVDSEPNPDDILSAIKKGKTKPHGSRTPLHLILKEVINKKIKKC; the protein is encoded by the coding sequence ATGATACTCGACCCCCACATCCATAGTATATATTCCGGTGACGCGAAAGGAACACCACGACAGATAATCAAAAGAGCAATCCTTGTAGGTCTTGACGCGATAGCAATCACAGACCATGATACCATGCAAGGCTCAAAAGTCGCTAAAAAAGAAGTCAAGGACTTTAAAAGCATCATAATAGTACCGGGCATGGAGATAAGCACATCCAAAGGACACATCCTAGCCCTGGGCGTCCAAGAAGAGATAAAGAAGGGCGTAACACCCCAAGAAGCCGTTGACAGAATACACGAACAAGGGGCTATTGCCATAGTCCCCCACCCCTTTGTAAGATACAGAAAAGGCCTCTTCGTGAACATCCAAGATTTAAAGGTTGATGCTATAGAAACCTTAAACTCCCGTTACATTCTCGGTTATTCAAATTGGAAGGCTAAAAAATTCGCCAAGAAAAGAAACCTTCCAATGATAGGTGCGAGCGACGCCCATTTTGTAACAGCCATTGGAAGTTGCTACACACAAGTAGATTCAGAGCCAAACCCCGATGACATACTCTCCGCTATAAAAAAAGGAAAGACCAAACCCCATGGGAGTAGAACACCCTTACACCTCATATTAAAAGAAGTAATTAACAAGAAGATAAAAAAATGTTAG
- the albA gene encoding DNA-binding protein Alba, whose translation MSEENVVYIGNKPVMNYVLAVVTQMNGGADEVILKARGRAISRAVDVAEIVKNRFIPDIDVANIDISTEEIIGNEGTATNVSAIEIQLRK comes from the coding sequence ATGTCAGAGGAAAATGTTGTATACATTGGAAACAAACCCGTCATGAACTATGTGTTGGCCGTTGTAACCCAAATGAACGGCGGAGCTGATGAGGTGATATTAAAAGCTCGGGGTAGAGCTATAAGCCGAGCTGTTGATGTCGCCGAGATTGTGAAAAACCGTTTCATACCGGACATTGACGTTGCCAACATTGATATTTCCACAGAGGAAATCATTGGTAACGAAGGAACAGCTACAAACGTTTCAGCAATTGAAATCCAGTTAAGGAAATAG
- a CDS encoding nitrogenase component 1, giving the protein MEPMSTCKLFGAIRALIGIKNTIPVIHGPRGCAYHIRYLLSARSGSRIRICSTELSQEDIVFGAENKLKETIITVDRTYKPELIPILTSCSTSIIGEDIQKVARELKDEINADIITISAGGFESDQSGGYEEVLETLIKDITIPNRANGKTKKPSINLIGVFRGGPDLLKLKKTLKNMGILINCVLTSGSNLEDIKNIPLAHLNYSFCDISGIIPCKILEEEFGIPYVYYPFPMGFSNSLNFFKTLIDHFNLNYPLHEEYDKLKPSIDYFRQKLDGYKAAIIAGPTRAIALASFVRELGMTPVLISIDLIGEYTLKELKWAIGDAKPKVLIEPELGEIENFIKKEQPHIILGGLGESYFSYNLKIPVLDVMHGKELTWGFQGALSISQKILNLIRE; this is encoded by the coding sequence ATGGAGCCAATGTCCACATGCAAACTCTTCGGGGCCATAAGAGCTCTTATAGGTATAAAGAATACAATACCAGTCATACATGGTCCAAGGGGCTGCGCATATCACATAAGATACCTTCTAAGCGCGAGAAGCGGTTCAAGGATACGAATATGTTCCACCGAATTATCACAAGAGGATATAGTATTCGGAGCGGAAAACAAACTGAAAGAGACCATCATAACCGTTGACAGAACATACAAACCCGAATTAATCCCAATTTTAACCTCCTGCTCAACTAGTATAATCGGAGAAGATATCCAAAAAGTTGCAAGGGAATTAAAAGATGAAATAAACGCAGATATCATAACCATAAGTGCAGGAGGTTTTGAATCAGATCAAAGCGGAGGATACGAAGAAGTACTAGAGACACTTATAAAGGATATCACAATCCCCAACCGAGCAAATGGAAAGACCAAAAAACCATCAATAAACCTTATAGGCGTCTTTAGAGGGGGTCCTGACCTTTTAAAACTTAAAAAAACCCTCAAGAATATGGGTATACTTATAAACTGTGTGCTTACAAGTGGAAGCAACCTAGAAGATATAAAAAATATCCCACTAGCCCACTTAAACTATTCCTTCTGCGACATTTCAGGCATCATACCATGCAAAATACTCGAAGAAGAATTCGGAATACCATATGTTTACTATCCATTCCCAATGGGATTTTCAAATTCATTAAATTTTTTCAAAACACTCATAGACCATTTCAACTTAAATTATCCTCTACATGAAGAATACGACAAATTAAAACCGTCCATTGATTACTTCCGACAAAAACTCGATGGCTACAAAGCTGCTATAATCGCAGGACCCACAAGAGCCATAGCATTAGCCTCCTTTGTCAGAGAACTTGGAATGACACCCGTACTAATATCAATAGATCTAATCGGAGAATACACGCTAAAAGAACTTAAATGGGCCATTGGGGATGCGAAACCGAAAGTGCTCATCGAACCAGAACTCGGAGAAATCGAAAACTTCATAAAAAAAGAGCAACCCCACATAATCCTAGGAGGCCTCGGAGAATCATATTTCTCCTATAACCTCAAAATCCCAGTTTTGGATGTAATGCACGGAAAAGAACTGACATGGGGCTTCCAAGGCGCCCTCTCAATCTCACAAAAAATACTCAACTTAATCAGAGAATAA